GTTCGACGGCGCGGCGACGATCGAGAAGCCGCGCTACGAGCGTCTCCACGTCCGGTTTCCGGAGGAGACGCCCGTCGAGATCGGCTTCGGCGGCGGCGTCACCGACGAGCCCGAGACGGTGACGGTGCCGGCGACGCCCGACGGCGTCGCGACAGCGCTGTCGACGTTCCCGGCCGGGCACCGAACCGCGACCGCCGACCGGTCGTTCGACAGCATGCGGGGGGTGCCCCCGAAGATCACGTTCGGCGATTCCGTCTCGATCCCCGACACGCTGCGCGAGCGACGCGACGACGCCGGCGTGCGCGTCGTCGTCCCGCCGGACCTGGACCACCTGTTCGTCGCCTCGCCGCTTGCCCACTACGTCGGCGCCCAGCTCGTCGTCGAGCCCGACGCGCGACCGCGGGTGGAGACGCCAGGGGGGACGCACTCGCTCCCGCGGCTCCCCGAGTTCCAGGACGCGGTCGCCTCGCTGCTCGAACGGACGTTCTACCTCGATTGCGTCGTCAGGGACGCCGGCCCGTACGGCTCCGGGCTGTCCGTCGCGGAGGTGGTCTCGGAACTCTGCCTCGACGCCGACTCGCTGTACGCCGCGTCCCCTGCCGAGCGGTTCGAGGCGTACCTCGCGACGCCGTTCGAGTCGGTCCGCGACCGGTTCCCGGAGTGGCACCTGTCGATGTCGATCGACCCGACGTACGAGCACGTCCCGACGCTGTCGCATCTCCTCGCGAACGTCCCGCACGTCCGGGTCGCGGAGTCGACGACGCTCGCGGAATCCGAGTGGCTCGACACCTCGCTGTCCGACTTCTACCGGCGCGACGTCGGGGAGGTGGCGTCGGTCGAACTGGTCCAGCCCGAGTTGGGTCGCGCGCGGACGCACGGCTGGCTCGCCGACGGCGTGCCGATAGACGCGTTCAAGACCGTCCCGGAGGCGTACGAGAACCGGGGGCGGTACCTCGACGCGGCCGGCGAGCCGATCTCGATCGTCGCGATCTTGAACGACGGGGACATGCGCGAGGAGCACGACGGCGTCGCCGCCCACTACCGCGAGCGCGCCGAGGCGCTCGACCTCGACCTCACGTTGAAGGAACACCTCACCGTCGACGAACTCGCCTCCGTGTTCGAGTCGCGGACCGACCTCGTTCACTACATCGGCCACTGCGAGCGCGAGGGGCTCCGGTGTACCGACGGCTACCTCTCGGCGTCGAGCCTCTCGGCGTCGAACGCACAGACGTTCTTCCTGAACGCCTGCGGCTCCTTCCACGAGGGGATCGAGCTGATCCGGAAGGGGAGCGTCGCCGGCGCGGTCACCTTCAGCGAGGTGCTCGACGGGCAGGCGGCGACGGTCGGCACGATGTTCGCCAGGCTGCTCGTCACCGGCTACTGTATGGAGCGGGCGCTGGACAAGTCGCGGCGCCAGATCATGACCGGGAAGGACTACGCCGTCGTCGGCGACGGGACGCACGTCCTGACGCAGTCGGAGGACATCGTCGGAACGGACGTCCGGGTGACCGAAGCGGGGTCGGATCGGTTCGACGTGGCGGTGTCGATGGGCGCGCCCTGGATGGCCGGCGGCTTCTTCCGGCCGTACCTCCAGGAGGGCGACGAGACGCATCTCCTCGGCCAACGGAGGGAGTTCACGGTCGGTCGCGCGGCGCTGGTCGAGTTCCTCTCGTATGCGGACAAGGCCGTCCTGTTCGACGGCGCGCTCCGCTGGTCGGACGTGCTCGCCGAAGAACTCCGGGAGTCGTAGCCGCTCCGGGAACCGTACCCGCGGGCGGTCGATCCCTCAGGGCCCGGAGGACACGTCGCCGACACCGGACGGGTCGACCCCGACGTCGGCCGCCGCGGCCACGTCAGCGGTCAGGAGCAGCACCAGCACACACGCCAGGACCGTCACCGCCGTCGCCGCGAGTCTCGGATGACGGCGACCGACCGCCGCCAGTGTCGATCCGCCCGTTCGCGATCGGGGTGAGCGAAGCATGGAGGTCGATGGGCGTGCGTGTCCTTAACACTCATGGCCCCGGCCCGTCCGCCGTCCGGCCCTCATATTCCCGACGTAGAGCGCTTGATTCCTCCGTATTCCCGTTAGTATTAAATATCCAACTGGCGATGTTCTACGTAGTTATGACCGAGAACGTATTCGAGCGATCGATGGGCGCCGCCCTCGAGACGCTCTTCGATCGATCGGCCGGCGAGCTCGTGATCGTCGACCCCAACGCCGCGGTGATCGAGTCGCTCGTCGACGCGGGATCCGAGTACGACGACGAGCTACCGACGCTGAACGTGCTCGCGGACGGCCGCATGCTCAAGGACGTGATGGACGACTTCCTCGTCGCCGGCGACGCCGCCGACCTGGTCGACGCCGGGTCGATGACGCTGCGCGAGCTCGACGGGGACGCGGACAACACGCTCGTCGCCGGCGAGGACGAGCTGTACGCCGTCGTCTCGGCGGGCGAGCACGTCGCCGCGCTCGCGGCCGACGACGAGTCGTTCGCCGCCGACGCGTACGAGACGTACCGCGACCAGTGGGCGGACGCGGAGGCCTTCAACCTCCGAACGCCGGCGCTCTCGCGCGTCCGCGAGACGCTGGACGAGGACATCGGCGAGGCGGCCCGCGCCGACTTCGACTCGGTGCTCGCGTCGCTGGAGACCGCCCGCGGCGACGGCGACGGCCTCGACGAGGTAACCATCTCCCTGCTCGTGGCCGCGAAGAACGACGTGCTGCTGTACGACATCAGCAAGTGGGGCGAGGACGTGGGCATCGCCTCGAAGGCGACCTTCTCGCGGACGAAGACCCGCCTGGAGGACCTGGGGCTCATCGACACCGAGAAGGTCCCCATCGACGTGGGGCGCCCCCGCCTGCGCCTGAAGCTCGGCGACGATAGGCTCCGCGACGCCTCCAGCGACGAGCTGGCGAGCGTCGCCCACCGACTGCTGAACTAAGCGTCGAGTCCGTTCGCGGGCCCCGACAGCCGACCGCGCCGACCGACCATCTTTTTGTGCGATTCACCCCACGGGCGGGGCATGGACATCGCAATCGTCGGTCCCGACCCCGCCGCCGAGCCGCTGCGGGGCGCCTTCGCCGACATCGAGGCGAACGTGATGGAGGTGGAGGCCGGCCTCCTGGACGGGTTCGACTTCGCGGTCGTCGTCGGCACGACCGGCGACGACACCTTCCGCACCGCGACGCGGCTGGTCGACGACTGGGTCGCCGTCGAGATCGGCGGGATCGGCGGCCGCGCGATCGAGGGGCTCGACGCCGCGGTCACCGTCTTCTCCGCCGAGACCGGCTGTTACGACTGCCTGCGCGACCGGGTTCGCGCCAACGTCCCCTCGACGGACGCGACGCCGCGGGGCACCCGAAGCGCCGTCCGCTTCGCGGGGGCGCTCGCCGGCCGACGCGCCATCCAGCACCTCTCGGGGGACGGGGTCGCCGGCACCGTCACCGAGGTGGACGGGGCCGAGCGGACGTTCCTCCCGTCGCCGGGGTGCGACTGCGGCGCCGCGCCGACGGGGTTCGAGCTTCGCGCGCCCGCGGAGCCGGTCGACCTCGACGACGCCGTCGACCGGATGGACCGCGCGGTCGACGACCGCCTCGGGATCGTCACGGACGTGGGCGAGCGCGAGTCGGTGCCGGCGCCGTACTACATCGCGCGGACGACCGACACCGCGGCGTTCGCCGACACGCGCTGTGCGGAGTTCGCCGCCGGCGTCGCCGCCGACTGGGACGCCGCGTACGCGAAGGCGATCGGCGAGGGGCTGGAGCGCTACTGTGCCGGGACCTACCGCGCGTCGTCGTTCCGGTCGGCGCCTACGGCGGGTGTCGTCGACGCCGTCCCGGTGGGCCGGTTCGTGCGCCCGGCCGACGCCGAGACACCCGACCCCGAGGATCACGTCCCGTGGATCTCCGGGATCGATCTGTCGACCCGCGAGTCGGCGTCGCTGCCGGCGGAGTTCGTCGTGTTCCCGCCGCCCGACGAGCGGTTCGCCCCGGCGATCACGACCGGGCTCGGGCTCGGGAACTCGACGGCCGAGGCGGCGTTGTCGGGGCTGTACGAGACCGTCGAGCGCGACGCCTCGATGCTGTCGTGGTACTCGACGTTCGAGCCGATGGGGCTGGCCGTCGACGACGAGGGGTTCGAGACGCTGCGCAAGCGGGCGCGCGCCGAGGACCTCTCGGTGACGACGCTGCTGCTCACGCAGGACGTGGACGTGCCCGTCGTCGGGGTGGCCGTCCACCGCGACGCCGGAACCGGGGAGTGGCCGCGGTTCGCGATGGGGTCGGCCGCGGACCTCGACGCCGCGGCCGCGGCCCGGAGCGCGCTCGCGGAGGCGCTGCAGAACTGGATGGAGCTGCGCGCGATGGGGCCCGAGCAGGCGAATCAGGAGGAGGGCGCGATCGGCTCGTACGCGGACTTCCCGGAGCGTGTTCGGGAGTTCGTCTCGCCCGAGGTGACGGTCCCGGCCGCGGACGTGAGCGACGACGAGGCGACCGATCTGGACGGCGTCGCCGAGGTCGAGGCCGTCGTCGACCGCCTCGGCGACGCCGACCTCGACGCCTACGCCGCGCGCCTCACCACCCGCGACGTGGCGGTCCTCGGCTTCGAGGGCGTTCGCGTGCTCGTCCCGGAGGCGCAGCCGCTGTTCACCGCCGAGCCCTTCTTCGGCGACCGGCTGGAGACCGTTTCGGCGTCGATGGGCTTCGATCCGGAGCCCGAGAAGGCGTATCATCCGTTTCCGTGAATCGGTAGTGCTGAACCCCGCAGTGGCGCGTGCCGCCGCGACTCCGTTCGCGGCGGACGCGCGCGAGGGATGAGCGAGGAGCGAACGCAGTGAGTGACGAGCGAATCGGTTGGGGAGGCTCACGCGAGCGGTGCGCGGTCGAATGGAATGAGACCGCGATAGCGAACGGCGAACGAAGTGAGCCGTGAGCGGAGCGAGTGTGAGTTCGTCGGAGCTTGCTCCGACGTAAGTGTGGCTGCGGTCCAGACGGGTGGGACTGAAAGGGGCTGCGCCGTTCGCGAACCGAGAGGAAGCAAGCACCGAAGCGCGGCGAACGGCGTGAGCCGAGCGAGGCGCACAGCGAATCGCAGGTCGCGAACGGCGCAGGGGCTTTCCAAGCCACCACACCAGAGCGAGCGTACTGTTCCGATCACCGTCCCACGCGACGATTCACGAAGGAAAGACGACCGATCGATCGAACCCGGAGCGTTCTTGCCCGCCACCCCACACCGATCACCCACTCGAATGCCCCGGTTCGTCCACTACTCCGACATCGAGAACGTCTACGACGACCCCGAGCGGGCGGGTCGCCTCGCCGGCCTGATCACCGCCCTCGACGGCCCGGACGCCGCCGTCGTCGGGTCCGGCGACGACACCGCCCCCGGCGTCGCGGCGACGGTCTCGAAGGGGCGCCAGGCGGTCGACTTCTTCCGCGCCGTCGGCACCGACGTGGAGACGTTCGGCAACCACGACTTCGACTTCGGCACCGACGCGACCCGCGCGATCGTCGCCGACTCCCCCCAGACGTGGGTGTCGGCGAACGTCCGCGACGAGGACGGCGAGCCGTTCGGCGCGGCCGAGGGCGTCGTCCCGTGGACGGTCGAGGTCGTCGACGGCGACCGCGTCGGCTTCCTCGGCGTCACCGACCCGAGCACGGACTCGCTGAACCCCGCGGCCGCCGACATGACGTTCACCGACCCCTGCGAGGCCGCCCGGGAGGCGATCGCGGCGATGAACGCCGACGCCGGAGCGGAATCCGGCAACGAGGGCGTGGCCGAACCCGACGGCGGGGGCGTCGACTACGTCGTCGCCGTCTCCCATCTCGGCGGCGGCGACGACGACCTCGCGCGGGTCGACGGCGTCGACCTCGTGCTCGGCGGCCACATCCACAGCGAGCGCGCCGAGGAGGTCGACGGCGTCCTGTGCACCCGGCCGGGCGTCAACGGCGAGACGGTGCTGGAGGTGACACTGGACGACGACGGCGCGAGCGTGACGCGCCACAGCCCCGCCGACGCGCCGGTC
This genomic stretch from Halobaculum roseum harbors:
- the tbsP gene encoding transcriptional regulator TbsP, which codes for MTENVFERSMGAALETLFDRSAGELVIVDPNAAVIESLVDAGSEYDDELPTLNVLADGRMLKDVMDDFLVAGDAADLVDAGSMTLRELDGDADNTLVAGEDELYAVVSAGEHVAALAADDESFAADAYETYRDQWADAEAFNLRTPALSRVRETLDEDIGEAARADFDSVLASLETARGDGDGLDEVTISLLVAAKNDVLLYDISKWGEDVGIASKATFSRTKTRLEDLGLIDTEKVPIDVGRPRLRLKLGDDRLRDASSDELASVAHRLLN
- a CDS encoding YcaO-like family protein, producing MDIAIVGPDPAAEPLRGAFADIEANVMEVEAGLLDGFDFAVVVGTTGDDTFRTATRLVDDWVAVEIGGIGGRAIEGLDAAVTVFSAETGCYDCLRDRVRANVPSTDATPRGTRSAVRFAGALAGRRAIQHLSGDGVAGTVTEVDGAERTFLPSPGCDCGAAPTGFELRAPAEPVDLDDAVDRMDRAVDDRLGIVTDVGERESVPAPYYIARTTDTAAFADTRCAEFAAGVAADWDAAYAKAIGEGLERYCAGTYRASSFRSAPTAGVVDAVPVGRFVRPADAETPDPEDHVPWISGIDLSTRESASLPAEFVVFPPPDERFAPAITTGLGLGNSTAEAALSGLYETVERDASMLSWYSTFEPMGLAVDDEGFETLRKRARAEDLSVTTLLLTQDVDVPVVGVAVHRDAGTGEWPRFAMGSAADLDAAAAARSALAEALQNWMELRAMGPEQANQEEGAIGSYADFPERVREFVSPEVTVPAADVSDDEATDLDGVAEVEAVVDRLGDADLDAYAARLTTRDVAVLGFEGVRVLVPEAQPLFTAEPFFGDRLETVSASMGFDPEPEKAYHPFP
- a CDS encoding bifunctional metallophosphatase/5'-nucleotidase, encoding MPRFVHYSDIENVYDDPERAGRLAGLITALDGPDAAVVGSGDDTAPGVAATVSKGRQAVDFFRAVGTDVETFGNHDFDFGTDATRAIVADSPQTWVSANVRDEDGEPFGAAEGVVPWTVEVVDGDRVGFLGVTDPSTDSLNPAAADMTFTDPCEAAREAIAAMNADAGAESGNEGVAEPDGGGVDYVVAVSHLGGGDDDLARVDGVDLVLGGHIHSERAEEVDGVLCTRPGVNGETVLEVTLDDDGASVTRHSPADAPVDKHLADGLRERIAAAGLDEVVGHVDEPIVRTDATVHGGECRLGNLVADAYRWAADADVGLQNAGGLRLGDDLAGDVTLADLLSVLPFEEPIVVVELTGAELRAAFAEMSASVVDFGEDDWWHGHLSGARVVWDDDREELVDARVDGEAIDPERLYRVATPEYLLHSDHEFPTIEERHRAGEHGIQHEVLGEYVREHGIAPEIEGRIERVSGEDAAHAGDAADATGTGADAASADTPGESGDPGDASASGRVDDE